In Bacillus sp. Cs-700, one genomic interval encodes:
- the hemE gene encoding uroporphyrinogen decarboxylase, translating to MNKATFNDQFLRACRGEETDHTPVWYMRQAGRYQAEYRKIREKYSFHEMNLNPEVAAEVTRFAVEQLGVDSAILFADIMTPLPSIGIDVEIKSGIGPVIDNPIKTRSDIDRLGELDPLKDIPYVMETIKMLRDQLSVPLIGFSGAPFTVASYMIEGGPSKNYHKTKAFMYSDPEGWYQLMNKLGDMTIAYLTAQVQAGAQAVQLFDSWVGALNEADYRTYIAPVMDRIFSRLKELNVPLLMFGVGASHLIQEWNKLPVDVIGIDWRISIKKAREVEGITKPLMGNLEPALLLAPWEVIEERTKEILDQGMETPGFIFNLGHGVFPQVQVETLQRLTHFVHEYTRKK from the coding sequence ATGAATAAAGCAACATTTAATGATCAATTTCTTCGGGCATGCCGGGGGGAAGAAACGGACCATACACCTGTATGGTATATGAGACAAGCTGGACGATACCAAGCCGAGTATAGAAAGATCAGAGAGAAGTATTCGTTTCATGAGATGAATTTGAATCCGGAAGTAGCAGCGGAAGTAACGCGATTTGCTGTTGAACAACTTGGGGTTGATTCAGCCATTCTATTTGCGGATATTATGACGCCTCTTCCGTCTATTGGAATAGATGTTGAAATTAAATCAGGAATTGGTCCTGTTATTGATAATCCAATTAAAACAAGATCTGATATTGATCGACTTGGCGAACTTGATCCATTGAAAGATATTCCGTATGTGATGGAGACCATTAAAATGCTTCGAGACCAGCTATCTGTTCCGTTAATTGGATTTAGCGGGGCGCCTTTTACTGTAGCGAGCTATATGATTGAAGGTGGGCCGTCTAAGAATTATCATAAAACCAAGGCATTTATGTATTCAGATCCTGAGGGATGGTATCAACTAATGAATAAGCTTGGAGATATGACAATTGCTTATCTTACAGCTCAAGTACAAGCGGGAGCTCAGGCGGTTCAGCTTTTTGATTCATGGGTAGGTGCGCTAAACGAAGCAGATTATCGAACTTATATTGCACCAGTGATGGATAGAATTTTCTCACGTCTTAAAGAATTGAATGTGCCGCTCTTAATGTTTGGGGTTGGAGCTAGTCACTTAATTCAGGAGTGGAATAAGCTTCCTGTCGATGTGATTGGAATTGATTGGAGAATATCAATTAAGAAGGCGAGAGAAGTGGAAGGCATTACAAAGCCTCTAATGGGAAATCTAGAGCCGGCTCTCCTTCTTGCCCCATGGGAAGTAATTGAGGAAAGAACAAAGGAAATCCTTGATCAGGGGATGGAAACACCTGGATTTATTTTTAATCTTGGACACGGTGTGTTTCCGCAAGTTCAAGTCGAAACCTTGCAACGTCTGACTCACTTTGTACACGAGTACACACGAAAGAAATAG
- the hemY gene encoding protoporphyrinogen oxidase — MNKQTKKIVIIGGGITGLTAAYYLQKEMRNAQLPYEITLLEGTDRLGGKIQTDTTNGFVIERGPDSFLARKESAARLVKEVGMEDQLVPNSTGQAFVLNNDQLYPIPGGAVMGIPTELSPFISTKLFSLKGKSRAAGDLILPRANNGDADQSLGLFFRRRLGNEVVENLIEPLLSGIYAGDIDKLSLMSTFPQFSEVEKKYRSLILGMKKTTPPSRRSTGKKKPAFLTVKSGLQSFVRTLEEKLTDVHIRKSVKVDQIQRNQNSYTLLTTSGEELMADSIIVTTPHQQVFHMLREHEEVAPLQEMPSTTVATVAMAFPEEAIKKAMDGTGFVVSRNADYTITACTWTHRKWEHAAPKGKVLLRCYVGRAGKEEIVDKSDEEIVQTVLNDLNQIMEIEGHPEFYRITRWRQSMPQYEVGHRERIDKVIKGIHQKMPGVFLAGASYNGVGLPDCIDQGEEAVTSVQNYLK; from the coding sequence ATGAATAAGCAAACAAAAAAAATTGTCATTATCGGAGGCGGAATCACGGGCTTAACAGCCGCCTACTATCTTCAAAAAGAGATGAGAAATGCTCAACTTCCATATGAGATAACGTTACTTGAAGGCACGGATCGTCTCGGTGGAAAGATTCAGACAGATACAACAAATGGCTTTGTAATTGAACGCGGTCCTGACTCTTTTCTTGCGAGAAAAGAGAGCGCGGCACGTTTGGTAAAAGAAGTTGGTATGGAAGATCAGCTTGTTCCAAATTCAACTGGTCAAGCTTTTGTGTTGAATAACGATCAGCTCTATCCAATACCGGGTGGAGCTGTGATGGGTATCCCAACTGAACTTTCACCATTCATATCGACTAAATTATTTAGCTTAAAAGGAAAATCGAGAGCGGCAGGAGATTTAATTCTTCCAAGAGCGAATAACGGAGATGCAGATCAATCGCTAGGATTATTCTTTAGAAGGCGACTTGGAAATGAAGTGGTGGAGAATTTAATTGAACCGTTATTGTCAGGCATCTATGCAGGCGACATCGATAAACTAAGCTTGATGTCTACATTCCCGCAATTCTCAGAAGTGGAAAAGAAGTACCGTAGCCTGATATTAGGTATGAAAAAGACAACGCCACCTTCTAGAAGAAGTACTGGTAAGAAAAAGCCAGCATTTTTAACGGTTAAATCAGGATTACAGTCATTTGTCAGAACTCTCGAAGAAAAGTTAACAGATGTGCACATTCGAAAAAGTGTAAAGGTTGATCAGATCCAGAGAAACCAGAACTCATATACGCTTCTGACAACGAGCGGAGAAGAATTAATGGCTGATTCCATCATCGTTACAACGCCGCATCAGCAAGTTTTTCACATGCTGAGAGAGCATGAAGAAGTCGCTCCATTGCAAGAAATGCCTTCTACAACAGTTGCCACAGTTGCAATGGCCTTTCCAGAAGAAGCGATCAAAAAGGCAATGGACGGCACAGGGTTCGTTGTATCTCGAAATGCGGATTACACCATTACAGCTTGTACCTGGACTCATCGGAAGTGGGAACACGCTGCACCAAAAGGGAAAGTTCTTCTTCGTTGCTATGTTGGAAGAGCAGGGAAAGAAGAAATTGTGGACAAGAGTGATGAAGAAATTGTACAGACGGTATTAAACGACCTAAATCAAATTATGGAAATAGAGGGCCATCCTGAGTTTTATCGTATCACAAGATGGCGACAGTCGATGCCGCAATATGAAGTCGGTCACCGTGAAAGAATCGATAAGGTAATAAAAGGTATTCATCAGAAAATGCCTGGTGTTTTTCTGGCAGGTGCTTCTTATAATGGAGTAGGCCTTCCTGACTGTATTGACCAAGGCGAGGAAGCTGTTACTTCTGTTCAAAACTATTTGAAATAA
- the hemH gene encoding ferrochelatase: protein MKRTIGLLVMAYGTPRSEAEIEPYYTHIRRGKRPTEEMLQDLIERYEAIGGISPLSDISKEQAQKLEDQMNKQFGDEVTFKSYLGLKHIEPFVEDAVRNMQKDGIEEAVSIVLAPHYSTVGVKTYNERARTEANKLGYPDIVAIDQWYNEPKFIQYWVNQLQSYLSQISEQEKQKTIVIFSAHSLPERILKEGDPYPAQLEETAKHIAKRAGIDHYAVGWQSEGNTPDPWIGPDIQDLTRDLFEQEGYTGFIYCPVGFVADHLEVLYDNDYECRQMTDELGAAYHRPEMPNATNEFIEILATVVTNELIKKKMI from the coding sequence ATGAAGCGAACCATCGGCCTACTAGTTATGGCCTACGGTACACCGCGAAGTGAAGCAGAAATTGAACCATACTATACACATATACGTCGGGGGAAACGACCTACAGAGGAAATGCTGCAGGATTTAATTGAACGCTATGAAGCCATAGGCGGTATATCTCCCCTATCAGATATTTCGAAAGAACAAGCTCAAAAATTAGAAGATCAGATGAATAAACAGTTTGGTGATGAGGTTACCTTTAAAAGCTATCTTGGTTTAAAGCACATTGAACCTTTTGTAGAAGATGCAGTCCGCAATATGCAAAAAGATGGAATAGAGGAAGCGGTTAGTATTGTGCTAGCTCCACACTATTCGACTGTTGGTGTAAAAACGTATAATGAACGAGCTAGAACAGAAGCAAACAAGCTAGGTTATCCCGATATAGTAGCGATTGATCAATGGTACAACGAGCCGAAATTCATTCAATACTGGGTCAATCAGCTTCAATCCTATTTAAGCCAAATAAGTGAGCAAGAGAAACAGAAAACGATTGTTATTTTTTCTGCTCATAGCTTACCAGAAAGAATACTAAAAGAAGGCGATCCTTACCCAGCTCAGCTTGAGGAAACAGCAAAACATATTGCAAAGAGAGCTGGTATTGATCACTATGCGGTAGGTTGGCAAAGCGAAGGAAATACGCCTGACCCTTGGATTGGACCGGATATTCAGGATTTAACACGTGATTTATTTGAGCAAGAAGGCTACACAGGTTTTATCTATTGTCCTGTGGGTTTTGTCGCAGATCATCTTGAAGTATTATATGATAACGATTATGAGTGTCGGCAGATGACTGATGAACTTGGGGCAGCTTACCATCGCCCAGAAATGCCAAACGCGACAAATGAGTTTATTGAGATCTTAGCAACAGTTGTGACGAACGAATTAATTAAAAAGAAGATGATATAG